Part of the Quadrisphaera sp. DSM 44207 genome, CGGCGAGGTCGTCGAGCGAGGCACGGTCGACGAGGTCTTCAGCCGCCCCACCCACCCGTACACCGTGGGCCTCATGAGCTCCATCCCGCAGGTGGAGGCCAAGGGCGGGCGCCTGCGCCCGATCACCGGCCAGCCGCCGAACCTGGCGGCCATCCCCTCCGGCTGCCCCTTCCACCCCCGGTGCCCGAAGCGGCGGATCGGCGCGGACGCCGCGCCCGGCCGCGACTGCCGCGCCGACGTCCCGCCGCTGCGCCCGGTCGCCGCCGGGCGCGAGGCGGCGTGCCACTACAGCGAGGAGGTGCTCGGTGTCGCATCCGGCGTCTGAGCCCGCACCCACCACGTCCGCACCCACCACGTCCGCACCCGCGACGCCCGCGGCGGAGCCGCTGCTGCAGGTGCGCGGCCTGAAGAAGCACTTCCCGCTCACGCAGGGCGTCGTGTTCAAGAAGACGGTCGGGCACGTGCGCGCCGTCGACGGCGTCGACCTGACCCTGGCCCGCGGGGAGACGCTCGGCCTGGTGGGGGAGTCCGGCTGCGGGAAGTCGACCGTCTCCAAGCTGCTCGTGGCGCTGGAGAGGCCGACCGAGGGGCAGATCCTCTACAAGGGCCAGGACGTCGCCCGCCTCGGCGGGCGCGCCCTCAAGCAGTACCGGCGCGAGGTCCAGATCGTCTTCCAGGACCCGTACGCGTCCCTGAACCCGCGCATGACGGCCGGTGACATCGTCGCCGAGGGCTGGGCCGTGCACGCCGACGCCGCGCCGCGCAAGGACCGCCTCAGGCGCACCCAGGAGCTGCTCGACCGCGTCGGCCTGAACCCGGACTACGTCAACCGCTACCCGCACCAGTTCTCCGGCGGCCAGCGCCAGCGCATCGGCATCGCCCGCGCCCTGGCGCTGCAGCCGGAGGTCATCGTCTGCGACGAGCCGGTCTCGGCCCTCGACGTCTCGGTGCAGGCGCAGGTGGTCAACCTCCTCGAGGACCTGCAGGACGAGTTCGGCCTGTCGTACCTGTTCATCGCCCACGACCTGTCCGTGGTGCGGCACATCTCCGACCGGGTCGCCGTGATGTACCTGGGCAGCGTGGTGGAGGAGGGCACCGACGAGCAGGTCTACGGCTCGCCGTCCCACCCCTACACCCAGGCGCTGCTGTCGTCGGTGCCCATGCACGAGCCGGCGCTGCGCGGGCAGAAGGACCGCATCCTCCTGCAGGGCGACGTGCCGAGCCCGGCGGACCCGCCGTCCGGCTGCCGCTTCCGCACTCGGTGCTGGAAGGCGCAGGACGTGTGCGCCACCGACGCGCCCGCGCTCGTCGACCGCGGCCAGGGCCACCCGGCGGCGTGCCACTTCGCCGAGGCGCGCCAGGTCGTGCCCGCGGAGGGCTGAGCGGGCGTGACCTCGTCACGGTCGTGCCGCGCCGCCCGTCAGCGTCGTGCCGCGCCGCCCGTCAGCGTCGTGCCGCGCCGTGCGTCAGCGTCGTGCCGCGCTCGGGCCCCCGCCTTGCCGGGGCCGGGGCGGCGGTGTTGCGTCGAGCGCGTGGACCCCGTGCGCGCACCGCGCCCCCGCACGGCCCTCGCGGCGGCCCTGGCGGCGGGCGTGCTGCTGCTGTGCGCGTGCGGCGCGCAGCCGGCCGGCGGCCAGGAGGCGCAGGACGCGCGGGTGACCGTCGCCGCCGGGAGCGAGCCGACGTCCTACGACGCGAACCGGGCCGGGGAGCACGTCGAGCGCAACCTGCTGGTGCTGGGCCAGGTGCTGCGGGGCTTCTGGCGCTACGGGGCGCGCGGCGAGGTCGCGCCCGACCCGGCGTTCGGCACCGTGACGAAGACCTCCGACGACCCGCTCGTGGTGGAGTACGCGTTCGCCGAGGGCGCGGTGTGGTCGGACGGCGAGCCGCTCGACTGCGACGACGCCGTCCTGGCCTGGGCGGCCGGGTCCGGTCTCCTGGGCGGTGCCGTCGACCCGGTCGCGGGCGCCGGGTACGCGGGGACGGGGGCCCCCGCGTGCGAGGACGGCGACACGGCGTTCACGGTCGCGCATCCCGAGCCGTCCGCGCTGTGGGACACCGCCTTCGGGCCGGGCAGCATCCTGCCCGCGCACGTGCTCGAGCGGGAGGCCGGCGTCGCGGACGTCCTCGCCGCCGTGCGCGGCGGGCCCGGGCACGGCCTGCAGGACGCCGCCCGCTGGTGGCGCACCGGGTGGGCGCTGGACCCGGGCGCCCTGGACCTGAGGCGGCTGCCGGCGTCCGGCCCGTACCGGCTGGCGGACTGGCAGGACGGCCAGTCGCTGACCCTGACCGCCAACCCCCGCTGGGCGGGCGCGCCGCCGCGCACGCCCGTGCTCGTGCTGCGCTTCGTCGAGGCGGCGCAGCAGGCCACCGCCCTGGCGGACGGGCAGGTGCAGGTGGCCGCCCCTCCCGCGAGCGCGGACGTCGTGCGGCAGCTCGAGCGCCTCGGCGACGGCGCCGCGGTCCAGCGCGGCCCGCTCGCGGCGTCCGAGCACCTGCTCCTGGACGTCGCCGGGACCTTCGCCGACCCGCAGCTGCGGCGCGCCCTGGCCCTGTGCGTGCCGCGCTCGCGGATCATCGACGCCGTCGTCGCGCCCGTCGACCCGGGGGCGTCGGTGCTGCGGGCCCGCACGCTGCTGCCGCACCAGGCCGGCCACGCCGATGTCGCGGCCGCCTCCGGCGGCGGCTCGCAGGCCGAGGACGTCGCGGCCGCGCGGGCGGTGCTCGAGGCGCGCGGGGCGCTGGGCACCGTCGTCCGCGTCGGCCACGACGGCACCGACCCCCGGCGGGCCGAGGCGGTCGCGCTGGTGCGCGCGTCGTGCGGGGAGGCCGGCTTCGACGTCCAGGACGCCGGCGGGGACGTCGGCGGGGACGCCGGCGGGGACGTCGGCGGGGACGCCGGTGCCGCGCGGCTGGGGGACGGCGCGGACGCCGTCCTCGTCACCGCGCCGTCCCCTCCGGACCCGGTGCTGGCCGCGCAGCGGTGGGCGAGCGGAGGAGGCGCGGCCGCGGGTGGGTACTCCAGCCCCGTGGTGGACGACCTGGCGGCGCAGCTGCGCCGCGCCCTGGACCCGAGCGAGCAGCTGGACCTCCTGGTGCGGATCGAGCAGGAGCTGGAGCGCGACCTGCCGGGCCTGCCGCTGTGGACGGAACCCGGCGTGGTGGCCGCGGCGCCCGGCGTCGAGGGCGTGGCGCTGCAGCCCGGCCCGGCCGGAGTGACCTGGAACGCCGAGACGTGGTCGGTGGCGGCCCGGTGACGGTCCTCGTCGTGGGAGCCGCCCTGGTCGACGACCTCGCGCACCCGACGCGGGTGCTGGCCGCGCGCCGCACCGAGCCGCCGCGCCTGGCCGGCGGCTGGGAGCTGCCCGGCGGCAAGGTCGAGGACGGCGAGGGCGCGGAGCAGGCGCTGCACCGCGAGCTCGCCGAGGAGCTGGGCGTCGCCGTCCGCCTCGGCGCGGAGCTGCCCGGGCCGCTCGCCGGCGCGTGGGACCTGCCGCCCTCAGCGCGGCTGCGCGTGTGGCTGGCCGTCGTCACCGACGGCGTCCCGGCCCCGCTGGAGGACCACGACGAGCTGCGCTGGCTCTCGCGCGACCAGTGGCGCTCGGTGGCGTGGCTGGACGCCGACCTGCCGGTCGTGGCCGCCCTCGAGGCGCTGGCCGACCGCGACGATGACCGGGACGGCGCCGCGCGACCGTAGACTGGGACCTCCTCACCCCCGTCTGGAACGAGCGCCCTCCCATGCCCGCTGTCGCCACCGGCGAGACCGCCCGCACCCTCGCCGCGAGGTCCGACCTCCGCAACATCGCCATCGTCGCCCACGTCGACCACGGCAAGACCACCCTCGTCGACGCGATGCTGCGCCAGTCCGGGGCCTTCGGGAAGCACCAGACCGAGGAGGGCCTGGTCGACCGGGTGATGGACTCCGGCGACCTGGAGCGCGAGAAGGGCATCACGATCCTCGCCAAGAACACCGCCGTCCGGTACACCGGGCCGGCGGCCGCGGCGGCGGGCAGCCCCGAGGGCGTGACGATCAACATCATCGACACCCCCGGCCACGCCGACTTCGGCGGCGAGGTCGAGCGCGGCCTGTCGATGGTCGACGCCATCGCGCTGCTCGTCGACGCCTCCGAGGGCCCGCTGCCCCAGACCCGCTTCGTGCTGCGCAAGGCGCTGGCGGCGCGGATGCCGGTGATCCTCGTCGTGAACAAGGTCGACCGCCCCGACGCGCGCATCGAGGAGGTCGTCGACGAGACCTACGAGCTCTTCCTCGACCTCGCCTCCGACATCGCGGACGCCGAGGAGCTGCTCGACTTCCCCATCGTCTACGCCTCCGCGCGCGCCGGCCGGGCCTCCCTGGAGCGCCCCGCGGACGGCGGGATGCCCGACAGCGAGGACCTCGAGCCGCTGTTCCGCACCGTCCTGGAGACCGTGCCCGCGCCGTCCTACACCCCCGGCGCGCCGCTGCAGGCGCACGTGACGAACCTCGACGCCTCCCCGTTCCTGGGCCGCATCGCGCTGTGCCGCATCCACGAGGGCACGATCGCCAAGGGCCAGCAGGTGGTGTGGTGCCGCGCGGACGGCACCCAGCAGCGCGTGAAGATCACCGAGCTCCTGATGACCGAGGCCCTGGAGCGCAAGCCCGCCGAGCAGGCCGGTCCCGGCGACATCATCGCCGTGGCCGGCATCCCCGAGATCACCATCGGGGAGACCCTCGCCGACGTCGACGACCCGCGCCCGCTGCCGCTGATCACGGTCGACGAGCCGGCGATCTCCATGACGATCGGCACGAACACCGCCCCGACCGCGGGCAAGGTCAAGGGCGCGAAGGTGACCGCGCGCCTGGTCAAGGACCGCCTCGACCGCGAGCTCGTCGGCAACGTCTCGATGCGCGTGCTGCCCACCGAGCGCCCCGACGCCTGGGAGGTGCAGGGGCGCGGTGAGCTGGCGCTGGCGATCCTCGTCGAGCAGATGCGCCGGGAGAACTTCGAGCTGACCGTCGGCAAGCCGCAGGTGGTCACCAAGGAGGTCGACGGCAAGGTCCACGAGCCCGTCGAGCGCCTGACCATCGACGCGCCGCAGGAGCACCTCGGCGCGATCACCCAGCTGCTCGCCGTCCGCAAGGGGCGCATGGAGCAGATGACCAACCACGGCACCGGCTGGGTGCGCATGGAGTTCCTCGTGCCCTCCCGCGGGCTGATCGGGTTCCGCACCGAGTTCCTCACCGAGACCCGCGGCACCGGCATCGCGCACGCCACCTTCGAGCGGTACGAGCCGTGGTTCGGGGAGCTGCGCACCCGCGCGTCCGGCTCGATGGTCGCCGACCGCGCCGGGCAGGCGACGTCCTACGCCATGACCTCCCTGCAGGAGCGCGGCACGCTCTTCGTCGAGCCGGGCACCGAGGTGTACGAGGGCATGGTCGTCGGGGAGAACTCCCGCGCCGACGACATGGACGTCAACATCACCAAGGAGAAGAAGATGACCAACGTCCGCTCCAACGCGGACGAGCTGGAGCGGCTGGTGCCGGCGCGCAAGCTCTCCCTGGAGCAGAGCCTGGAGTTCTGCCGCGAGGACGAGTGCTGCGAGGTCACGCACGACGCCGTCCGCATCCGCAAGGTCGTCCTCGACGCCAACGAGCGGGCCAGGGCCGCCGCGCGCGCCCGCCGGGCCTGAGCCCCGCCGCCGCTCGGCGCGGCGGGGCCCGGGCTACGGTGGCGCGATGACCACCGCGCCCGGCAGCGAGCCCGGCCCCGCCCCGGACGCCGTCGAGACCGCCGAGGCGCTGGCCGACGACGTCCTGTCCGACGCCGCGAGCGTCGTGGACGACGTCGCCGAGCGGGTGCTGGACCCCGAGGACCTCGCGGCGATGGAGGCGCTCGACGCCCCGCGCCGGCTGCTGCTCGTGCACGCCCACCCGGACGACGAGACGATCGGCAGCGGCGCCACCATGGCGCGCTACGCCTCCTCCGGCGCCCACGTCGCGCTCGTGACGTGCACGCGCGGGGAGCGCGGGGAGGTCGTCGAGCCGTCCCTGGTGCACCTGGAGGGCGACGGCCCGGCGCTGGCGGAGCACCGCACGCAGGAGCTGGCCACGGCCATGGAGGCGCTCGGCGTCGAGGACCACCGCTTCCTCGACGACGCCCCGCTGCACGGGGAGCAGCCGGCCGACACCGCGCGCGTGCGCTACGAGGACTCCGGCATGGCCTGGGGCCCCGGGCGCGTGGCCGTGGCGGCGCCCGACACGGGCGAGTCCGCCTTCGCCCGGGCCGACCTCGACGAGGCCGCCGCCCGGCTCGCCGGGGTGCTGCGCGCGGTGCGCCCGCAGGTGCTCGTCACGTACGAGCCCGGCGGCGGCTACGGCCACCCCGACCACGTGCGCGCCCACGACGTCGCCGTGCGCGCCGTCGAGCTGGCCGAGGACCCGGGCGCGGCGTCCGTGGCCGGCACCGAGCCGTGGTCGGTGGCCAAGGTCTACGAGAACGTCGTGCCGCGCTCGCAGCTGCCCGAGACCTTCCCCCTTGGCGAGGGGGACCAGCTGCCCAGCATGGTCGTCGACGACGACGAGGTGACCGCTGTCGTCGAGGCGCCCGAGCAGCTGGAGGCCAAGGTCGCCGCCCTGCGCGCGCACCGCTCGCAGGTGCGCGTGCGCGGCGCGGAGTTCCTCGTCGCCCACGACCTGTGGCAGCCGGTGTGGACGACGGAGGCGTACCGCCTCGTGCGCGGCGTGCCCGCGCCGGCGGGCGAGCGCGAGGACGGCCGCGAGGGCGACCTGTTCGCCGGCCTCGACACCCCGGGCGCGAGCCACCACCCGATCCCCTGACGCGCGGCCCCCGCGGCCCCCGGTCGCCGTCCGCCTCCCGAGCCCCTGCCTCCTCAACCGCATGTGTGCGCCCGACAGCGCTCGCCCCTGCCTCTCTCCCGCTGTCGGGCGCACACATGCGGTCCCGAGGGCCCCGTTCCCGCTGTTGGGCGCACAACAGCGGTCAGGTGGGGGCGCGGCCACCCGCGGGCGCGCCGTGATCACGGGCGAGCGGACGGCGATCATGGGCGAGGTGCAGCCCGCAGTGCCGCCGGCGTGCGCATCGCCCATGATCACCGCACTGCGAGGCACGGGACGAGGACCCTGACAGGCCGATCTCGGACGAGCGCGACCGACTGTGACGCTGAGTAGCAGGAACCGCCCGTGGGGACGCGCGGTCGTTGCGCTGCGTGCTGAGGTGCGGTGCTCTGGTCACGAACCGTGACGAGAGGGGCCCCATGAGCGCGACCACCACCGCGACCGCCACCGCTGCCACCACCGCACCGACGCACCAGCGCCGGGACGCCGCGGACGTCGGCCGGGCGCGCGAGCGCCGCCGCCAGCGCCGCCTGGCCCGCCTCGCGCTCGTCCTCGCGCCCGTCGCGGTGTGGCTGTGGGTGCGGCTGCTGGGCGGGGACCCGGTGGGGCTGCCGACCCTGCCGGTCCTCGACCCGCTGCACGTCATGGCCGGGCTGTTCTTCGCCGTCCTCGTCGTGCTGCTGCTGGCGCAGGTCCTGGTGTCCGGGCGCTCGCCGCACGTGGTCTACCGGCCCGAGCAGATCGACGTGCGCATGGACGACGTCAAGGGCCTGGCGCCGGTGAAGGAGGACGTCCAGCGCTCCCTGGACCTCTTCCTCGCCGCCCGCACCTTCCGCCGCGAGATGGGCGGGACGCCGCGGCGCGGTCTGCTCTTCGAGGGCGCCCCGGGCACCGGCAAGACGCACATGGCCAAGGCCATGGCCGCCGAGGCGGGCGTGCCGTTCCTCTACGTCTCGGGCACGAGCTTCCAGTCGATGTACTACGGCGCGACGGCCCGGAAGATCCGCGCCTACTTCAAGGCCCTGCGCAGGGCCGCGCGCGCCGAGGGCGGGGCCATCGGGTTCATCGAGGAGATCGACGCGATCGCGACGGTGCGCTCGGG contains:
- a CDS encoding ABC transporter ATP-binding protein, whose translation is MSHPASEPAPTTSAPTTSAPATPAAEPLLQVRGLKKHFPLTQGVVFKKTVGHVRAVDGVDLTLARGETLGLVGESGCGKSTVSKLLVALERPTEGQILYKGQDVARLGGRALKQYRREVQIVFQDPYASLNPRMTAGDIVAEGWAVHADAAPRKDRLRRTQELLDRVGLNPDYVNRYPHQFSGGQRQRIGIARALALQPEVIVCDEPVSALDVSVQAQVVNLLEDLQDEFGLSYLFIAHDLSVVRHISDRVAVMYLGSVVEEGTDEQVYGSPSHPYTQALLSSVPMHEPALRGQKDRILLQGDVPSPADPPSGCRFRTRCWKAQDVCATDAPALVDRGQGHPAACHFAEARQVVPAEG
- a CDS encoding ABC transporter substrate-binding protein; this encodes MDPVRAPRPRTALAAALAAGVLLLCACGAQPAGGQEAQDARVTVAAGSEPTSYDANRAGEHVERNLLVLGQVLRGFWRYGARGEVAPDPAFGTVTKTSDDPLVVEYAFAEGAVWSDGEPLDCDDAVLAWAAGSGLLGGAVDPVAGAGYAGTGAPACEDGDTAFTVAHPEPSALWDTAFGPGSILPAHVLEREAGVADVLAAVRGGPGHGLQDAARWWRTGWALDPGALDLRRLPASGPYRLADWQDGQSLTLTANPRWAGAPPRTPVLVLRFVEAAQQATALADGQVQVAAPPASADVVRQLERLGDGAAVQRGPLAASEHLLLDVAGTFADPQLRRALALCVPRSRIIDAVVAPVDPGASVLRARTLLPHQAGHADVAAASGGGSQAEDVAAARAVLEARGALGTVVRVGHDGTDPRRAEAVALVRASCGEAGFDVQDAGGDVGGDAGGDVGGDAGAARLGDGADAVLVTAPSPPDPVLAAQRWASGGGAAAGGYSSPVVDDLAAQLRRALDPSEQLDLLVRIEQELERDLPGLPLWTEPGVVAAAPGVEGVALQPGPAGVTWNAETWSVAAR
- a CDS encoding (deoxy)nucleoside triphosphate pyrophosphohydrolase; this translates as MTVLVVGAALVDDLAHPTRVLAARRTEPPRLAGGWELPGGKVEDGEGAEQALHRELAEELGVAVRLGAELPGPLAGAWDLPPSARLRVWLAVVTDGVPAPLEDHDELRWLSRDQWRSVAWLDADLPVVAALEALADRDDDRDGAARP
- the typA gene encoding translational GTPase TypA; protein product: MPAVATGETARTLAARSDLRNIAIVAHVDHGKTTLVDAMLRQSGAFGKHQTEEGLVDRVMDSGDLEREKGITILAKNTAVRYTGPAAAAAGSPEGVTINIIDTPGHADFGGEVERGLSMVDAIALLVDASEGPLPQTRFVLRKALAARMPVILVVNKVDRPDARIEEVVDETYELFLDLASDIADAEELLDFPIVYASARAGRASLERPADGGMPDSEDLEPLFRTVLETVPAPSYTPGAPLQAHVTNLDASPFLGRIALCRIHEGTIAKGQQVVWCRADGTQQRVKITELLMTEALERKPAEQAGPGDIIAVAGIPEITIGETLADVDDPRPLPLITVDEPAISMTIGTNTAPTAGKVKGAKVTARLVKDRLDRELVGNVSMRVLPTERPDAWEVQGRGELALAILVEQMRRENFELTVGKPQVVTKEVDGKVHEPVERLTIDAPQEHLGAITQLLAVRKGRMEQMTNHGTGWVRMEFLVPSRGLIGFRTEFLTETRGTGIAHATFERYEPWFGELRTRASGSMVADRAGQATSYAMTSLQERGTLFVEPGTEVYEGMVVGENSRADDMDVNITKEKKMTNVRSNADELERLVPARKLSLEQSLEFCREDECCEVTHDAVRIRKVVLDANERARAAARARRA
- the mshB gene encoding N-acetyl-1-D-myo-inositol-2-amino-2-deoxy-alpha-D-glucopyranoside deacetylase — encoded protein: MEALDAPRRLLLVHAHPDDETIGSGATMARYASSGAHVALVTCTRGERGEVVEPSLVHLEGDGPALAEHRTQELATAMEALGVEDHRFLDDAPLHGEQPADTARVRYEDSGMAWGPGRVAVAAPDTGESAFARADLDEAAARLAGVLRAVRPQVLVTYEPGGGYGHPDHVRAHDVAVRAVELAEDPGAASVAGTEPWSVAKVYENVVPRSQLPETFPLGEGDQLPSMVVDDDEVTAVVEAPEQLEAKVAALRAHRSQVRVRGAEFLVAHDLWQPVWTTEAYRLVRGVPAPAGEREDGREGDLFAGLDTPGASHHPIP